From one Geoalkalibacter halelectricus genomic stretch:
- a CDS encoding diguanylate cyclase encodes MENELLQLFRTHGHDDDELVAGIARLAERSGPEVYRKTLQILAGKDFTPEQAERHWEGILAHRGRLFPAQEGGRLRAALVDYLHREVGELRDPRILEATQLDEVRQASITDGLTALYRQCYFKERLEQLFTWKKPSPKDRFAVVLFDLDHFKRYNDQYGHLAGDAALKRVAETIRQSIRDYDVAARYGGEEFALLLFRVDEQQAFTICERIRACIEQTSFDLPGEKPPLRLTISGGLAFFPGDGATARELLETADQRLYKAKETRNALVPHSQDRRQAFRRAVRSIVELHPQTNGHSIPGMTSDLSNGGLSLDCAVSFEPGSTVQVRFRKPFWTQERETLATVRRVRHDKRSGLVHVGLEFENRQDYVDALHGKEQGFWNVENASMSTGR; translated from the coding sequence ATGGAAAATGAGTTGTTGCAGCTTTTTCGCACTCACGGGCACGACGACGACGAGCTGGTTGCGGGTATCGCGCGCCTGGCCGAGCGTAGCGGCCCCGAGGTTTACCGCAAAACTTTGCAGATCCTGGCCGGCAAGGATTTCACCCCCGAGCAGGCCGAGCGCCACTGGGAGGGAATTCTAGCCCACCGCGGTCGCCTGTTTCCCGCCCAGGAAGGCGGCCGCCTGCGGGCGGCCCTGGTCGATTATCTGCATCGGGAAGTCGGCGAGTTGCGCGACCCTCGCATCCTTGAAGCCACACAGCTCGACGAGGTACGTCAGGCCTCCATCACCGATGGCCTGACCGCGCTGTATCGCCAGTGCTATTTCAAGGAACGCCTGGAGCAGCTTTTCACCTGGAAAAAACCCTCGCCCAAGGACCGCTTCGCGGTGGTTCTGTTCGACCTCGATCACTTCAAGCGGTACAACGACCAATACGGCCATCTGGCCGGCGACGCGGCCTTAAAGCGCGTGGCCGAAACCATCCGCCAGAGCATTCGCGACTATGACGTCGCGGCCCGCTACGGCGGCGAGGAATTCGCCCTGCTGCTGTTTCGCGTCGACGAGCAGCAAGCCTTCACCATCTGCGAACGCATCCGCGCCTGCATCGAACAGACAAGCTTTGATCTCCCTGGCGAAAAACCTCCCCTGCGTTTAACCATCAGCGGTGGGCTGGCCTTTTTCCCCGGCGATGGCGCCACGGCGCGCGAACTTCTCGAAACCGCCGACCAACGCCTCTACAAGGCCAAGGAAACCCGCAATGCCCTGGTTCCGCACAGCCAGGACCGGCGCCAGGCGTTTCGGCGCGCGGTGCGCTCCATCGTGGAACTCCATCCCCAGACCAACGGCCACTCCATCCCCGGCATGACCAGCGACCTGAGCAATGGCGGGCTGTCCCTGGATTGCGCGGTATCCTTCGAACCGGGCTCCACCGTTCAGGTACGTTTCCGCAAGCCCTTCTGGACCCAGGAGCGGGAAACCCTGGCCACCGTGCGGCGCGTTCGCCACGACAAGCGCAGCGGGCTGGTGCATGTGGGGTTGGAATTTGAAAACCGCCAGGACTATGTCGATGCCCTGCATGGCAAGGAACAAGGTTTCTGGAACGTCGAAAACGCCTCCATGTCGACGGGGCGCTGA
- a CDS encoding DUF362 domain-containing protein — MPAKVFFADLRAGHRFNLFDKLEALARAADVASVVSKGDLVAIKIHFGERGGHAYIRPTFVRRIVEVVKTLGGKPFLTDSCTLYPGQRKEAASALICGIENGFAYAVAGAPLIMCDGLRGHSARRVKIDGELLKSVDIGLEILEADSLLTLSHFKCHELTGFGGALKNLGMGCSSREGKLEQHSNVAPQVAAEFCTACADCFAACVHGAIAFVEGKAHIDPEACVGCGRCISVCEEHAIKIQWNEQAPKVMKKMAEYAKGAVHGKQGRTLYINFITQVSPQCDCYGHSDAPIVADLGILASTDPVAIDQACADLVNQAPGLADTALQSGHEPGGDKFRGVHPEIDWEITLEHAEKIGLGRRDYELIRIEKSEE, encoded by the coding sequence ATGCCCGCCAAGGTGTTTTTCGCCGACCTGCGCGCCGGCCACCGGTTCAACCTTTTCGACAAACTCGAGGCCCTGGCCCGGGCCGCCGATGTCGCCTCGGTGGTTTCCAAGGGCGATCTGGTCGCCATCAAGATCCACTTCGGGGAACGCGGCGGCCATGCCTACATCCGCCCCACCTTCGTGCGACGCATCGTCGAGGTGGTCAAGACTCTTGGCGGCAAACCCTTTCTCACCGATTCATGCACCCTTTACCCCGGACAGCGCAAGGAGGCGGCCTCCGCTCTGATCTGTGGCATCGAAAACGGCTTCGCCTACGCCGTCGCCGGTGCGCCGCTGATCATGTGCGATGGGTTGCGCGGCCATTCGGCCCGGCGGGTGAAAATCGACGGTGAACTGCTCAAAAGTGTCGACATCGGCCTGGAAATTCTCGAAGCCGACAGCCTCCTCACCCTCTCCCATTTCAAGTGTCATGAATTGACCGGTTTCGGCGGGGCGCTGAAAAATCTCGGCATGGGCTGCTCAAGCCGCGAAGGCAAGCTGGAGCAGCACTCCAATGTGGCGCCCCAAGTGGCGGCGGAGTTTTGCACGGCGTGCGCCGATTGCTTCGCCGCCTGCGTCCACGGCGCCATCGCCTTCGTCGAGGGCAAGGCACACATCGACCCCGAAGCCTGCGTCGGTTGCGGACGCTGCATTTCCGTGTGCGAAGAGCACGCCATCAAGATCCAGTGGAACGAGCAGGCGCCCAAGGTGATGAAGAAGATGGCCGAGTACGCCAAAGGCGCGGTACACGGCAAACAGGGTCGCACCCTATACATCAATTTCATCACCCAGGTCAGCCCCCAATGCGACTGCTACGGGCATTCGGATGCCCCCATCGTCGCGGATCTGGGGATACTCGCCTCCACCGATCCGGTGGCCATCGATCAAGCCTGTGCCGATCTGGTCAACCAGGCGCCGGGTTTGGCCGACACGGCGCTGCAGAGCGGCCATGAGCCGGGAGGCGACAAATTTCGCGGCGTTCATCCCGAAATCGACTGGGAGATCACCTTGGAACACGCGGAAAAAATCGGATTGGGTCGGAGGGATTACGAGCTGATAAGAATCGAGAAAAGCGAGGAATGA
- a CDS encoding hemerythrin domain-containing protein, translating into MTKNIDVTQVMVEEHKLILRMIALLENNVEKMEAGRFRDWRFFLDAVDFIRNYADRFHHAKEEDVLFKALVENGMPQDNSPVAAMLLAHDQGRAHVRAMEEGAQKALDGEPGQIALIAENARGYIALLRDHIDKEDNILYPLAERVLPEAPRAAMVEAYRRAEAQTPGLEEKYRQLVEKYEQQAAA; encoded by the coding sequence ATGACGAAGAACATTGACGTAACCCAGGTGATGGTCGAGGAACACAAGCTGATTCTGCGTATGATCGCGCTGCTGGAAAACAACGTGGAAAAGATGGAGGCGGGACGCTTTCGCGATTGGCGCTTTTTTCTCGACGCGGTGGATTTCATTCGCAACTACGCCGACCGCTTTCACCATGCCAAGGAAGAGGACGTGCTGTTCAAGGCCCTGGTGGAAAACGGCATGCCCCAGGACAATTCGCCGGTGGCCGCCATGCTGCTGGCCCACGATCAGGGGCGTGCCCATGTGCGGGCCATGGAGGAGGGCGCGCAGAAGGCCCTTGACGGCGAGCCCGGTCAGATTGCGCTGATTGCCGAAAATGCTCGCGGTTACATCGCCCTGCTGCGCGATCACATCGACAAGGAAGACAACATCCTCTATCCCCTCGCCGAGAGGGTGCTGCCCGAGGCGCCGCGCGCCGCCATGGTGGAGGCGTATCGGCGGGCCGAGGCCCAGACGCCGGGGCTGGAGGAAAAATACCGGCAGTTGGTGGAAAAATACGAACAGCAGGCCGCGGCCTGA
- a CDS encoding iron-sulfur cluster-binding oxidoreductase yields the protein MKNLACGCPGSNVRTIEKPATENTATGKVASELRQWPTQLHLVPPSAPWLQNAHLLIAADCAPFAYGDFHRDFIKGKVLVNACPKLDDTSPYLDKLTAILKHNDIQSLTVTIMEVPCCRGLAMLAKQALEASGKDIPFEVAILGVDGERRS from the coding sequence ATGAAAAATCTGGCTTGCGGCTGCCCCGGCAGCAATGTGCGTACCATCGAAAAACCCGCAACGGAAAACACCGCGACCGGCAAGGTGGCCTCGGAGCTGCGCCAGTGGCCGACTCAGCTGCACCTGGTGCCGCCCAGCGCGCCCTGGCTGCAAAACGCGCATCTGCTCATCGCCGCCGACTGCGCGCCCTTTGCCTACGGTGACTTTCACCGCGACTTCATCAAGGGCAAGGTGCTGGTCAACGCTTGTCCCAAACTTGATGACACCAGCCCGTATTTGGACAAGTTGACGGCCATTCTCAAGCACAACGACATTCAGTCGCTGACCGTGACCATCATGGAGGTGCCCTGCTGCCGCGGATTGGCAATGCTGGCCAAGCAGGCTCTGGAGGCCTCGGGCAAGGACATTCCCTTCGAGGTGGCGATTCTCGGTGTCGACGGCGAAAGAAGGAGCTGA
- a CDS encoding response regulator, which translates to MSRKFVIIDHSPALRKIIGAKIRANLDDVQILEADNPESGLSLIQDHRCHLVIYLWDGMDSRGFSLHAKLSQLPSDQRVPFLLLTTSDTAGNLRQIEEAGIEEYLLLPCPSRQFAETLNRVCNPVSLRRDKRYAVQDTIFLLEQRGHALQGNVINASLGGMLCEIPFSEAFNWSLPASASINFFIDGKNIVAPHLYSTVVQLTVTHRHPDFSPRKLRISFRFLQVPDETRKSLEEVFSKAEESEQLSGFVPAREEAAL; encoded by the coding sequence ATGAGCCGCAAATTCGTCATCATCGATCATTCACCGGCCCTGCGCAAGATCATCGGCGCCAAGATCCGCGCCAATCTCGACGATGTCCAGATTCTCGAAGCCGACAATCCCGAAAGCGGCTTGAGCTTGATTCAGGATCATCGCTGCCACCTGGTCATCTACCTCTGGGACGGGATGGATTCGCGCGGCTTCAGTCTCCATGCCAAGCTCAGCCAGTTGCCGAGCGACCAGCGCGTTCCCTTTTTGTTGCTGACCACCAGCGACACGGCGGGAAACCTGCGTCAAATCGAAGAGGCCGGCATTGAGGAATATTTGCTTCTGCCCTGTCCCTCCCGGCAATTCGCCGAAACCCTCAACCGGGTCTGCAACCCCGTCTCCCTGCGGCGCGACAAGCGCTACGCGGTTCAGGACACCATCTTTCTTCTCGAACAGCGCGGCCATGCCCTGCAGGGCAATGTCATCAACGCCAGCCTCGGGGGCATGCTGTGCGAGATACCCTTTTCCGAAGCCTTCAACTGGTCGCTGCCGGCCTCGGCCAGCATCAATTTCTTCATCGACGGCAAGAACATCGTCGCCCCCCACCTCTATTCCACGGTGGTGCAACTGACCGTGACCCATCGTCATCCGGACTTTTCACCGCGCAAGCTGCGCATCTCGTTTCGCTTTCTGCAGGTTCCCGACGAGACTCGCAAGTCCTTGGAGGAGGTTTTCTCCAAAGCCGAGGAATCGGAGCAGCTCAGCGGGTTCGTTCCGGCCCGGGAAGAAGCCGCGCTCTAG
- a CDS encoding YdbL family protein — MKILIKFLLGLTILAAAACVTINIYFPAEELRGAADQIVHEVWGERSAPAPPPQTVPGERGSFLYRLPAVGVAHASQDINVSTPEIRAVKESMKQRSERLFPYLDSGHVGIGADGLLKVRSTEGLDLRTRGEVNRLVGEENSDRQRLYREIARANGFPDRVQEVQSIFADSWRDNADPGWYLEQADGSWRAK, encoded by the coding sequence ATGAAAATCCTGATTAAATTCCTGCTGGGCCTGACGATTCTGGCTGCCGCGGCCTGCGTCACCATCAACATCTATTTTCCGGCCGAGGAGCTGCGCGGCGCCGCCGACCAGATTGTTCACGAGGTCTGGGGCGAACGCTCCGCCCCGGCCCCGCCGCCCCAAACAGTTCCGGGTGAGCGCGGCAGTTTCCTGTACCGGTTGCCCGCGGTGGGCGTCGCCCACGCCTCCCAGGACATCAACGTCAGTACCCCGGAGATCCGCGCCGTCAAGGAATCCATGAAGCAGCGTTCCGAGCGTCTTTTTCCCTATCTGGATTCCGGGCATGTGGGCATCGGTGCCGATGGTTTGCTCAAGGTGCGCAGCACCGAAGGGCTGGATCTGCGCACGCGCGGGGAGGTCAATCGGCTGGTCGGCGAGGAAAACAGCGATCGTCAACGCCTCTACCGGGAGATCGCCCGCGCTAACGGGTTTCCCGATCGGGTGCAGGAAGTGCAATCCATATTCGCCGATTCCTGGCGCGACAATGCCGACCCGGGCTGGTACCTGGAACAGGCCGACGGCAGTTGGCGCGCCAAATAA
- a CDS encoding PepSY domain-containing protein, protein MKKSRIVIAVLAVLLASGSAFAYGGARGGEGPGMGAGKGYTNPDCPRAESGRAGMGRKAAPEQEVTREQAQTKLQEHVRNFNGYTLGEMDSVERRHGTAYRAKVMDAGGNQFEFHVNPWGQVRGPFPVGQ, encoded by the coding sequence ATGAAAAAATCTCGCATCGTCATCGCCGTCCTCGCCGTCCTGCTTGCCTCGGGAAGCGCCTTCGCCTACGGCGGAGCCCGCGGCGGAGAGGGTCCCGGCATGGGCGCGGGCAAAGGCTACACCAACCCCGACTGTCCCCGCGCCGAATCAGGCCGTGCCGGCATGGGTCGCAAAGCCGCTCCTGAACAGGAAGTGACCCGGGAGCAGGCGCAAACCAAGCTTCAGGAACATGTCAGGAATTTCAACGGCTACACTCTGGGTGAGATGGATTCCGTCGAGCGCCGGCACGGCACCGCTTACCGGGCCAAGGTAATGGACGCCGGCGGCAACCAGTTCGAGTTCCACGTCAACCCCTGGGGTCAGGTGCGCGGTCCCTTCCCCGTCGGCCAGTAA
- a CDS encoding sigma-54-dependent transcriptional regulator, which yields MPKNILIVDDEPNHRLMLRLHLEQAGHRATEAADGQKALECIAREAFDLVLLDLRMDVMDGLTLLGELRRQGSEMPVIVVTAHGSVKTAVQAMKLGALDFLAKPVEIPELLRLVNEPLSGMESAMEIPKDYHFPGVSGTAMGKVLWQLAMVAPTDASVLILGESGTGKELVARSLHDNSPRNAQEFLAVNCAALTEHLVESELFGHEKGAFTSAAATKPGKFELADGGTLFLDEIGELPLALQPKLLRALQEKTFERVGGTRTLKADVRIVAATNRDLEEQVRAGAFREDLYFRLNVFPVRLPPLRERRDEIPLLLRYFVDKYAPRFNKLIKGWSEGFLKKLESYSFPGNIRELENLVERSIILARGDLLEESLLPDLARGAAIKEEAGVDLKQREKQAIRQALAQTGGNKSKAAELLGISRRALHYKIKDYGLR from the coding sequence GTGCCGAAAAACATCCTCATCGTCGACGACGAACCCAATCACCGCCTTATGCTGCGCCTGCATCTGGAGCAGGCCGGGCATCGCGCGACGGAAGCCGCCGACGGACAGAAGGCGCTCGAGTGCATCGCCCGCGAAGCTTTTGACTTGGTGCTGCTGGATTTGCGGATGGATGTGATGGACGGACTGACTCTGCTTGGCGAGTTGCGCCGCCAGGGCAGCGAGATGCCGGTGATCGTCGTTACCGCTCACGGCAGCGTCAAGACGGCGGTGCAGGCCATGAAGCTCGGCGCATTGGACTTTCTCGCCAAGCCGGTGGAGATTCCCGAACTGCTGCGGCTGGTGAACGAGCCCTTGAGCGGCATGGAGTCCGCGATGGAAATCCCCAAGGATTATCATTTCCCCGGGGTGAGCGGTACCGCCATGGGCAAGGTACTCTGGCAACTGGCCATGGTTGCGCCCACCGACGCCTCGGTGCTGATTCTGGGTGAATCCGGAACCGGGAAAGAGCTGGTCGCGCGGTCCCTGCACGATAACTCGCCGCGCAACGCCCAAGAATTTCTGGCCGTCAACTGCGCGGCTTTGACTGAGCATCTGGTGGAAAGCGAGCTTTTCGGGCACGAAAAGGGTGCTTTTACCAGCGCCGCCGCGACCAAGCCGGGCAAGTTCGAACTGGCCGACGGGGGCACCCTGTTTCTCGATGAAATCGGCGAGTTGCCCCTGGCCCTGCAACCGAAACTGTTGCGCGCCTTGCAGGAAAAGACTTTCGAGCGGGTCGGCGGAACGCGCACCCTAAAAGCCGATGTGCGTATCGTCGCCGCCACCAATCGCGATTTGGAGGAGCAGGTGCGCGCCGGCGCCTTTCGCGAGGATCTTTATTTTCGTCTCAATGTCTTTCCCGTGCGTCTGCCGCCCCTGCGCGAACGGCGCGATGAAATTCCCCTGCTGCTGCGTTACTTCGTCGACAAATACGCGCCGCGTTTCAATAAACTGATCAAGGGCTGGAGCGAGGGATTTCTCAAAAAGCTCGAAAGCTATTCTTTCCCCGGCAATATTCGCGAGTTGGAAAACCTCGTCGAACGCAGCATCATCCTGGCGCGCGGCGATTTGCTGGAAGAAAGCCTGCTGCCCGATCTGGCGCGCGGTGCCGCCATCAAGGAAGAGGCGGGGGTCGATCTCAAACAGCGCGAAAAGCAGGCCATTCGCCAGGCTCTGGCCCAGACCGGCGGCAACAAGTCGAAAGCCGCCGAACTGCTCGGCATCAGCCGCCGCGCGCTGCACTACAAGATCAAGGATTATGGGCTGAGGTGA
- a CDS encoding ATP-binding protein → MNSFARRLQWLLALVLILNSLVIALHGFSAWRALGQARQSLIETGETITRSFAGGQRFFMRRTGFTPEEAEQFLQEFFQQQAVENFVLYDGDGRIILALHPEQPVALDTAVDTRRVLETDEALILYKPFTPHLPSGMMGRGRGMMESPFWDRPLFTALVLDKEPLRALLRRTWLELAQVSVIQLLLVAAYLYALRFIRFHLATEEKLQAAERNAEVGRFAGVLAHEIKNPLSAMGGLLDYAADKQSEEQVRDVIGRARDEVRRLDGIVNGFLAYGKETVLEKTDCDLRALVERAAELLRYEFDGKGLRLNVTGPSLNVYADGDKLLQVLFNLLLNAVQAAPDQSAIQARLDGEKRSLRVENAVTAPVEGDPEELFRPFVTSRAQGSGLGLPIARKILELHGFSIGIEKIEPFVVVVRF, encoded by the coding sequence ATGAACTCCTTTGCCCGGCGACTGCAATGGCTGTTGGCCCTGGTGTTGATTCTCAACTCCCTGGTGATCGCTTTGCACGGTTTTTCGGCCTGGCGGGCCCTGGGGCAGGCGCGGCAGTCTCTCATCGAGACGGGCGAAACCATCACCCGCTCTTTTGCGGGAGGGCAACGCTTTTTCATGCGGCGCACGGGTTTTACTCCCGAGGAGGCCGAGCAGTTTCTCCAGGAATTTTTTCAACAGCAGGCGGTGGAGAACTTCGTCCTCTACGACGGCGACGGACGGATCATTCTGGCTCTTCATCCCGAGCAGCCGGTCGCCCTGGATACGGCGGTGGACACCCGCAGGGTGCTCGAAACCGATGAGGCGCTGATTCTTTACAAGCCATTCACGCCTCATTTGCCGTCCGGCATGATGGGCCGCGGCCGCGGCATGATGGAGAGCCCCTTTTGGGATCGTCCCTTGTTCACCGCCCTGGTGCTCGATAAGGAACCGCTTCGCGCCTTGCTGCGCCGCACCTGGCTGGAGCTCGCCCAGGTGTCCGTGATCCAGTTGCTGCTGGTCGCCGCCTACCTCTACGCCCTGCGCTTCATTCGCTTTCACCTGGCTACCGAGGAAAAACTCCAAGCCGCCGAGCGCAACGCGGAAGTGGGGCGCTTTGCCGGTGTGCTGGCCCACGAAATCAAAAACCCCTTGAGCGCCATGGGCGGTCTGCTCGATTACGCCGCCGATAAGCAAAGCGAGGAGCAGGTGCGCGACGTGATTGGGCGAGCGCGCGATGAAGTGCGCCGTCTCGACGGCATCGTCAACGGCTTTCTCGCCTACGGCAAGGAAACGGTGCTGGAGAAAACGGATTGCGATCTGCGCGCTCTCGTAGAGCGGGCGGCGGAACTGCTGCGCTACGAGTTCGACGGCAAGGGCCTGAGGTTGAATGTGACGGGACCCTCCCTCAACGTGTACGCCGATGGCGACAAACTGCTGCAGGTGCTGTTCAACCTGCTGCTCAATGCCGTGCAGGCTGCTCCGGACCAATCCGCCATCCAGGCGCGCCTGGATGGCGAAAAACGCAGTCTCAGGGTGGAAAACGCGGTAACGGCGCCGGTCGAGGGTGATCCGGAAGAGCTGTTTCGCCCCTTTGTCACCTCGCGCGCCCAGGGTTCGGGACTGGGTCTGCCCATCGCCCGGAAAATTCTCGAATTGCACGGCTTTTCCATCGGTATTGAAAAGATTGAGCCGTTTGTGGTGGTGGTGCGGTTCTGA
- the polA gene encoding DNA polymerase I, with translation MTDQPKRLYLIDGSSYIYRAYFAIRHLSNSKGLATNAIFGFTNMLLKVMREHAPDHLAVVFDARGPSFRKEIYPEYKANRAAMPEDLVPQIPVIKDLVRAFNLPALELEGFEADDIIATLAKKHAAQGLEVTIVSGDKDLMQVVSEQIRMLDTMKDKVYGPAEVAERFGGGPDKVVEVQALAGDSSDNIPGVPGIGEKTAVKLIAEFGTVEELLARFDEVKGKMRDKLREFGEQALLSKRLVTLKDDLDLGIDYDALATGEPDRAALTALFGELEFHKLQQEFFAESRDRNDDYRGVFTEAELDQLIRELEKAPRISFDTETTSLDPLCAELVGISFAVQAGAAWYIPLGHHYLGAPEQLGRELVLERLRPLLEDPRKSKIAQNAKYDLLVLRRAGVEVRGVDFDTMVASYLGNPAAKSHGMDSLAADLLGRRTIAFSEVAGSGKNQISFAEVEVDKAISYAAEDADVTLQLFEKLEPMLKEAEQEKLFHEVEMPLVGILADMEWQGVRVDPQVLGTLSGEMEKKLAALERDIHELAGCSFNIGSPKQIGEVLFEKLKLPRGRKTKTGWSTDVEVLQNLAEEHPIAARILDHRSLAKLKGTYTDALPKLIHPDTGRIHTSFNQTVTATGRLSSSDPNLQNIPIRSEEGRRIREAFIPAEGGVLLAADYSQIELRILAHLADEEMLQESFARGEDIHRRTACEIFGVFPEMVSDEQRRQAKTINFGVLYGMGAFSLAKSLGIDRKKAQSFIDAYFERLPRVADFLEARREEARKNKYVQTLLGRRCAIPEIDSPNQGIRSYAERNAINYPLQGSAADIIKVAMVRVFESLGRAGMKTRMVLQVHDELVFDVPESELEKARELIRREMEEAVKLKVPLDVDIGVGKNWREAH, from the coding sequence ATGACCGATCAGCCTAAACGCCTCTACCTCATCGACGGTTCAAGCTACATCTACCGCGCCTATTTCGCCATCCGCCATCTGTCCAACTCCAAGGGCCTGGCCACCAACGCCATCTTCGGTTTTACCAACATGCTGCTCAAAGTGATGCGCGAGCACGCGCCCGATCACCTGGCGGTGGTGTTTGACGCCCGGGGACCATCCTTTCGCAAGGAGATCTATCCCGAGTATAAGGCCAACCGCGCCGCCATGCCCGAGGATCTGGTGCCGCAGATCCCCGTCATCAAGGACCTGGTGCGCGCCTTCAATCTGCCGGCCCTGGAATTGGAAGGCTTCGAGGCCGACGACATCATCGCCACCCTGGCGAAAAAACATGCCGCCCAGGGGCTGGAGGTCACCATCGTCTCCGGCGACAAGGATCTCATGCAGGTGGTTTCCGAGCAGATCCGCATGCTCGATACCATGAAGGACAAGGTTTACGGCCCGGCCGAGGTGGCCGAGCGTTTCGGCGGCGGCCCGGACAAGGTGGTGGAGGTCCAGGCCCTGGCCGGCGACAGCTCGGACAACATTCCCGGCGTGCCGGGCATCGGCGAGAAAACGGCGGTGAAGCTGATCGCTGAGTTCGGTACGGTGGAGGAGCTGCTGGCGCGGTTCGACGAGGTCAAGGGCAAGATGCGGGACAAGCTGCGTGAGTTCGGCGAGCAGGCGCTGCTGTCCAAGCGGCTGGTGACGCTCAAGGACGATCTGGATCTGGGCATTGATTATGATGCCCTGGCCACCGGAGAACCGGATCGCGCCGCGCTCACCGCCCTGTTCGGCGAGCTGGAATTTCACAAACTGCAGCAGGAGTTCTTTGCTGAGAGCCGGGATCGCAACGACGATTATCGCGGCGTGTTCACCGAAGCCGAGCTGGATCAGCTCATCCGGGAACTGGAGAAGGCGCCGCGCATCAGTTTTGACACCGAGACCACCAGCCTCGACCCCTTGTGCGCCGAGCTGGTGGGGATCTCCTTTGCCGTGCAGGCGGGCGCGGCTTGGTACATCCCCCTCGGCCATCATTACCTAGGGGCGCCCGAGCAACTGGGGCGCGAGCTGGTGCTGGAGCGTCTGCGCCCGCTGCTGGAAGATCCCAGGAAATCCAAGATTGCCCAGAACGCCAAGTACGATCTACTGGTGCTGCGTCGCGCCGGGGTGGAGGTGCGGGGCGTGGATTTCGACACCATGGTGGCAAGCTACCTCGGCAACCCCGCCGCCAAGAGCCATGGCATGGACAGTCTCGCCGCCGATCTGCTCGGGCGCAGAACTATTGCGTTCAGCGAGGTGGCGGGCAGCGGCAAAAACCAGATCAGCTTTGCCGAGGTCGAGGTGGACAAGGCCATCAGCTACGCCGCCGAGGATGCCGACGTCACCCTGCAGCTGTTCGAAAAGCTCGAACCCATGCTCAAAGAGGCGGAACAGGAGAAATTGTTCCATGAGGTGGAGATGCCCCTGGTGGGGATTCTCGCCGACATGGAATGGCAGGGGGTGCGCGTCGATCCCCAGGTGCTGGGGACGCTCTCCGGCGAGATGGAGAAAAAGCTCGCCGCCCTGGAAAGGGACATCCATGAACTGGCGGGCTGCTCCTTCAACATCGGCTCGCCCAAGCAGATCGGCGAGGTGCTGTTCGAAAAGCTCAAGCTGCCGCGCGGCCGCAAGACCAAGACCGGCTGGTCGACGGATGTGGAGGTGCTGCAGAATCTCGCCGAGGAGCACCCCATCGCCGCGCGCATCCTCGATCACCGCAGCCTCGCCAAGCTCAAGGGCACCTACACCGATGCCCTGCCCAAGCTGATTCATCCCGACACCGGGCGCATCCACACCAGCTTCAACCAGACCGTGACCGCCACCGGACGGCTCTCGTCGAGCGACCCCAACCTGCAGAATATCCCCATCCGCAGCGAGGAGGGGCGGCGCATCCGCGAGGCCTTTATCCCCGCCGAGGGAGGTGTGCTGCTCGCCGCCGACTACTCGCAGATCGAGCTGCGTATCCTTGCCCATTTGGCCGATGAGGAGATGCTGCAGGAGAGCTTCGCGCGCGGCGAGGATATCCACCGGCGTACCGCCTGCGAGATTTTCGGCGTGTTTCCCGAGATGGTCAGCGACGAGCAGCGCCGCCAGGCCAAGACCATCAACTTCGGCGTGCTTTACGGCATGGGCGCCTTCAGTCTGGCGAAAAGCCTCGGCATCGACCGCAAGAAGGCGCAGAGTTTCATCGACGCCTACTTCGAGCGCCTGCCGCGCGTGGCTGACTTTCTTGAGGCGCGCCGCGAGGAGGCGCGCAAGAACAAGTACGTCCAGACTCTGCTCGGGCGGCGCTGCGCCATTCCCGAAATCGACAGCCCCAACCAGGGGATCCGCTCCTACGCCGAGCGCAACGCCATCAACTATCCCCTGCAGGGGTCGGCCGCCGACATCATCAAGGTGGCCATGGTGCGGGTGTTCGAGAGCCTCGGGCGCGCGGGAATGAAAACCAGGATGGTGTTGCAGGTGCATGACGAACTGGTGTTCGACGTGCCCGAAAGCGAACTCGAAAAGGCTCGCGAGCTGATCCGCCGTGAGATGGAAGAGGCGGTCAAGCTCAAGGTGCCCCTGGATGTCGACATCGGTGTGGGCAAAAACTGGCGCGAGGCGCACTGA